The genome window GCGGGCGAGCTGGTGACGGGCGAGGTCTGGGCGAACATGGCTCCGGGCACGGTGCAGGGCGGCTCGCTCCGCATCCGACAGCCCATCTTCTACGGCCAGGGTCGCCTCTTCATCCTGGCCGAGCCGCCCTTCGCCGAGGGCGAGCGATACTGGGCGCAGGTGCCGCTCTGGGCGGACGGGACCACCTACCGGCTGGCCTTCTTCCGCCGCCTGGGCGGCGACGCCGGCGAGGCCACGGTGGTGCGGACGGAGGTGCAGCGCCGCGCGCCGGACGGCTCGGCGACGGTCGCCCTGGAGGCGCTCCTGCCGCCGCCGGAGGGGTCGCCTGCGACGGCGCGCCAGGAGGGCCGCTTCACCTTCCACCTGGTGCCCGCCGGCGACGGGACGCTCCGCATCGACGACGTCCAGACGCCGCCCTGCAACTGCGAGTGAAGGCGTGCCCCGCCGGCCGCGGCCGGCGGGGCGGCGGTCCGGGCGTCGGAGAGCCCGAAGCCCCGTCGGACTGTCGGCGGCCGCATGCCCGGCCCTGGCCAGCCCCCCACCGACCCCATGCGGACGGGGGCGCACAGTTGTCCAAGGCCGCGGCCAAGCAGGTGGACGGCGCGGGTGACGGCTTTAGACTGGTCTTCGACCAGTCGAAGGGGGGAGAGACGGCGGGCATGTCGCGACAGGTGGGAGCCTACGAAGCCAAGGCCAAGCTCTCCGAACTGCTCGACCGTGTCGCGCGGGGCGAGCGGTTTACCATCACGAGGCACGGCGTGCCCGTGGCCGAGTGGGTGCCGGTGGCGCACGGGCGGCCCGCAGAGGAAGTCGCCCGGGAGATCCGGGAATTCCGCAGGGGACGGCGCCTGGGGAAGGATCTGACGCTCCGCGAGCTGATCGAGACGGGGCGCGACGCATGAGGGCGCCGGGCTGCGTCCGGCCCCGCTACCCCTCCCCCGAGAGGAGGCGGCGGAGCGCTTCCTCCTCGATGCGGCCGGCCAGCACGTCGCGCCCCTCCACCCGCACCACCGGGATCTCCAGGAAGTAGCGCTCGTGCAGCGCGGGATCCTCCTCGATGTTCCGCACCTCCAGCGCCAGCAGCCGCCCGCGCCGCTCCAGCTCGCGCGCCAGCCGGCCGAGGAGCGCCTCCGCCTCCTCGCAGAGATGGCAGCCCGGCCTGCCGAGGAGCGTCACGCGCATCGTCCCCCGCATCCCGGGCTCCCCTGCGTCCCGCGGTCTCGAGCCTCCTCCCCTCGCCCGCGTCGCGGCGCGCCGCCCCGAGACCAGGTTGGCCCCGACCAGCATCTCCTCGTCTTCCAGCACCCGGTCCACCGGACCTGCCGCCACCAGCCGGTGGTCCTCCCCCAGGACCGCGGCCCGGCCCGCCAGGAAGCGCGCGCTCTCCAGATCGTGCGTCGCCACCACCAGCGTCTTCCCGGTGGCCGCCAGCGTCCGCAGCAGGTCGATCATGGCGTCCTGGCTGCGCGGGTCCAGGGCGGTCAGCGGCTCGTCCAGGAGGAGCACCTCCGGGTTGGAGGCGAGCACGGCGGCCAGCGCCACGCGCTTCTTCTCGCCGCCGCTCAGGCGGAAGGGCGGGCGGTCGGCCAGCTCCTCCAGCTCCAGCAGGCGGAGCACGTCGGCGACGCGCCGCTCGACCTCGGACGCGGGGAGACCCAGCTGGACCGGCCCGTAGGCCACCTCCTCGCGGACGGTGGCGTTGAAGAGCTGGCTGTCCACGTTCTGGAAGAGGACGCCGACGCGGGCCCGGAAGGCCGGTCCGAAGGCGACGTCGTCGAGGAGCGCCGGCGTCAGCTCCCGCCCCCAGGCCAGCACCCGCCCGCCCGACGGGAAGTCGAGTCCGGCCAGGAGCCGGAGGAGCGTCGACTTCCCCGAGCCGTTGGCCCCCAGGAGCGCCAGTCCCTCGCCGCGCCGGATCTCGAGCGTCACGCCGTCCAGCCCCGGGAAGCCGCCCGGATACCGGAACTCCACCGCCTCGGCGCGAAAGATCGCGCTCTCCGTCATCCCGTTCGTCCTCCCGCCACCGCCGCCGCTCACCCTTTTCGCAGCCCGTACCCGCGCGCCTTCATCGCCAGGTAGACCTCCTCCGCCACCTGCTGCGACCGGAGGAGGAGGACCGTCGCCGCCGCGGCCACGAAGCGCTGGCCCGCCCGGGCCGAGCGGGTGGCGCCGGCCACGCCTGCCGGTGGCGGCGCGACGGGCCGCGCCCGCCGCGCCAGGAAGAGCTCCTCCACCAGCCCCGCCAGCACCACCAGGTAGCGCTGGCTCATGGTGAGGAGCGTCACCAGGAGCCCGGGCACGCGGAGCGCCCGCAGCCCCCGCCCCAGCTCCGACCAGCGCGTGGTCCAGCTGAGGAGGAGCGCGAAGGCGAGCGAGTCGCCCACGCGCAGGAGGAGCAGGAGCGCCCCCTCCACGCCCGGGCGGGTCAGCGCCAGCGCTCCGGGCAGCGCGACGGGCCCCAGCCGGAGCGGCGCCGCCCCCGCGGCGCCCCAGAGCCGGAGGAGCGGCTCGCCCGGCGTCACCCAGCTGGTGGCGGCCGGCAGCACCGTGACGGCCGTCAGGAGCGGGAGGCCCAGCCAGACGCGGCGCAGGAAGCGCCCCACCGCCAGCCCCGAGCTGGCCGCCAGCACCGCCGCCAGCAGCTGGAGCGCCAGCAGCGCCGGCACCTGGTGCACGAGCCCCACGAGCAGGACCAGGGCGAAGAGGCCGACCAGCTTCCAGCGGGCGTCCACGCGGGCCAGCCAGCCGCCCCCCAGCTCGCCGCCCGCAGGCCCGCCGCCGAGCATGTCGACGAGGAAGGCGCGCGCCGCCTCCACCGTCTTCTCCGCGAAGCGCTGCCCGCCCATGCGGCGTCCCGCCACGGGCGGCGCTTCCTCGGGCGCGGCGGCGCCCCGGAGCCAGTGCGGAAGGGCAGGCGGCAGGCCGGTCGCCGGGTCGCTCATCGCGCCGTCCCGGACCCCGGGTGCGCCACCCGCCTCCTGCGGCCGGCGAGGAGCAGGCGGACGGCCAGCGCCACCAGGACGATGCCCAGGAGGACCACCAGCCAGGTGCCGGCCACCTCCCCCCAGCCGTGGCCGAAGCCGGGCAGCGCGTAATCGGGCAGCAGGCCGTGCCACGCGGAGGCCGCCTGGCGGATCCCCTCGGGAACGTAACCCAGCTGCGCCTTCAGCTCCTCCGCCCCCCACTCGCCCCAGGCGGTGCCGTGGGCGAGGAGGCCGAGCGGCGTCGACAGGACCAGGAGCCCGAGCCCCGCCCAGGCCCAGCGGGGCAGGCGCGCGCCCGTCGCCGCGTGCGGCTCGTAGAGCCCGGCGCCGCTCCGCACCAGGAAGCCGACCACCAGCCCGGTGACCACCGCCTCGACCGGCCCGGCCACCAGGAGGTGCGCCAGGAGCATGGCCGGGACGGCGACCTGGAGCGGGTAGGGCGCATAGAGCGGGGTACCGCTGGCGGAACGGAAGAGGAGCGGCTGGACTCCCAGCTCCACCCCCGTCGCCAGCGCCGCCAGGTTGATGCCGACGAAGGCGCCCAGCGCCGCCGCCCAGGGACGCCGCCCGGGTCGGCGGGCGCTGAGGAGCCGGTAGACCGCGTAGCCTGCCAGCGGCTCGAGCACCGCCATGTTGAAGACGTTGGCCCCCAGGGCGAGGAGGCCGCCGTCGCCGAAGAAGACCGCCTGCACGATGAGGACGACGGTCACCGCCAGCACGGCCGCCCAGGGTCCCAGCACCACCGCCAGGAGCGCGCCGCCCACCGCGTGGGCGGTGGTCCCGTCCGGCACCGGCACGTTCAGCATCATCAGCGCGAAGGCGAAGGCCGAGCCCAGGGCGATGGCCGGGACGTGGCGATCGCCGCTCTCCCGGCGGACGCGGGAGACGGCGTGCGCCACGAAGGGCGCCGCCGCGGCGCCCATCACCGCATACGTGGAGGGGCTCATGTACCCGTCGGGGATGTGCATGGGGGTCCACTTCCTTTCCGGTCATGGTCCGGAGAGGGTCCGGTCACGGCATGTCGTCGCCCACCGCCGTCACCAGCACCCGCCCGTGGTGGACTCCGCGCACCGTCCGCAACTGCTCGGCCACCTCCCGCACCTCGGCGGCCGGTCCCCGGAGGATGACCACCTCCAGGCAGTTGGCGGCGTCCAGGTGGACGTGGCTGGTGCTGACCACGAGCCGGGCGTGGTGGTGCTGGATCTCGGTGAGCTCGTCGGAGAGGCCGCTCTTCCTGTGGTCGTAGAGGAGGATGGCCGCCCCGGCCACCTCGCCCGACTCGTTGCGCCAGGCTTCTTCCACCAGGCGGTCGCGGACCAGGTCGCGGAGGGCCGCCGAGCGGTTGGCGTAGCCGTGGTTCCGGACGTAGGCGTCGAAACGGCCGAGAAGCGCCGCCTCCATCGAGACGCCGAAACGCTGCACGGGTCCTGTGTCCAATCGGCGGACCTCCCTGCGGGCGCGAGGGGCCCTCCCGCAGGCCCTTCGCGTAGCACGAATCATCTCATTCGTGTTATAGCAGGGTTTTCGCGGCCCGGACAGCGGACCCTGCGGGCTGTCGCTTGAGAAAGAAACGACGGCTGAAGGCGTGCGCAACCGCTCGGCGACCTCGCCTGGCCCCGCCGCTCCTGCATCCTCGCGTCCCAACCGAGATCGGCCCCGACGCGCGCCCGCCGTCAGGGCACACTGCCAGCCGCCACGGGCACGAGCGCGGCAGCCAACCCCATCAGAAAGCCGACCACCAGCTGGGCGGGCGTGTGCCGCCGGAGGGCGAGGCGGCTCGCAGCCACGGCCACGGCCAACGCGGTGCCCAGCGCGACCGCCGCCAGGCGCGGGACCGCGCCGACCCCGGCCGGCATCCACGCCGCCACGCCGGTCATCAGCCCGATCGCGCCGGTGTGGAGGCTCACCTTCCAGGCCAGCGTCAGGAGGGCCACCGCCGCCAGCCACGCCGCGACCGCCTCCAGGCTGGCCGCCAGGAGCGAGCCCGGCGCCCAGCGGCGGGCGATCAGCCAGCCCAGGGCCGAGCCCGCCCAGCTGACGGGCAGGTAGGAGAAGCGCTCGGTCCGGCTGACCAGCTCGGAGCCACCCCACCAGCCGCGGCGCTTCCCGGCGAGGAGGGCGGCCACCGGCAGCGCGACCGAGGCGACCCAGGCCGCAGCCGCCACGCGGGCCTCCCCGGGGCGAAGGACGGCCACCAGGAGAAGCCAGTAGCTCAACACCGCGTAAGGCTGGAAGAGCACCGAGAGGAAGCGTGCCCAGAGCGGACCGCCGGACGGATGCAGGACCGCCACCTTCCTTCCACCCGCACAGCGTACTCCTGCCGGGCCGGGATGGGGGCGTCCCCGTCGGCGCCCGTCCGGGCGACCGTCGCGCCGACGCCCCTGTCCCCGAGCGCGGAGATCGGATCCGTCGCGACGCCGGCGCGGGGCAGTCCCCTCACGCTGCCCGGTGGTCCACCGCATTCGGGTCCAGGGCGTCGCGCAACCCGTCACCCACGAGGTTAAAGGAGAGGACGGTCAGGAAGATCATCAGCCCCGGGAAGAGAGCCAGCCAGGGAGCCGACGTGACGTACGTCTGGGCGTCCGAGAGCATGGAGCCCCAGCTGGCCGTCGGCGGTTGAATCCCCAGGCCGAGCCAGCTCATCACCGACTCGATGATGATCGACTGGCCAACCGCCAGCGTGGCGTTGACCAGGAGCGAGGAGAGCGCGTTGGGCAGGATGTGGCGGAGGATGATCCGGCCGGTGGGCGCTCCCAGCGCCCGCGCGCCCTCCACGAACTCCCGTTGTTTAAGGGAGAGGAACTCCGCTCGCAGGATGCGAGCCGGATACATCCACTGCGTCAGGCCGATGATGACGATCAGGCCGGGGGTGGAGGGCGTGATCAGGACGGAGAGCACCAGCAGGACGAAGAGGTAGGGGATCGAGAGCGCCGCGTCGGTCACCCGCATCAGCAGGTTGTCCACGAGGCCCCCGGCGAAGCCCGCCACCGCGCCCACGGTCCCCCCCACCAGGATCGCCACCACCATGGCGAAGAAGCCGACCGCCAGCGAGATCCTCCCCCCG of Bacillota bacterium contains these proteins:
- a CDS encoding type II toxin-antitoxin system prevent-host-death family antitoxin, which codes for MSRQVGAYEAKAKLSELLDRVARGERFTITRHGVPVAEWVPVAHGRPAEEVAREIREFRRGRRLGKDLTLRELIETGRDA
- a CDS encoding ATP-binding cassette domain-containing protein; this translates as MTESAIFRAEAVEFRYPGGFPGLDGVTLEIRRGEGLALLGANGSGKSTLLRLLAGLDFPSGGRVLAWGRELTPALLDDVAFGPAFRARVGVLFQNVDSQLFNATVREEVAYGPVQLGLPASEVERRVADVLRLLELEELADRPPFRLSGGEKKRVALAAVLASNPEVLLLDEPLTALDPRSQDAMIDLLRTLAATGKTLVVATHDLESARFLAGRAAVLGEDHRLVAAGPVDRVLEDEEMLVGANLVSGRRAATRARGGGSRPRDAGEPGMRGTMRVTLLGRPGCHLCEEAEALLGRLARELERRGRLLALEVRNIEEDPALHERYFLEIPVVRVEGRDVLAGRIEEEALRRLLSGEG
- a CDS encoding CbiQ family ECF transporter T component gives rise to the protein MSDPATGLPPALPHWLRGAAAPEEAPPVAGRRMGGQRFAEKTVEAARAFLVDMLGGGPAGGELGGGWLARVDARWKLVGLFALVLLVGLVHQVPALLALQLLAAVLAASSGLAVGRFLRRVWLGLPLLTAVTVLPAATSWVTPGEPLLRLWGAAGAAPLRLGPVALPGALALTRPGVEGALLLLLRVGDSLAFALLLSWTTRWSELGRGLRALRVPGLLVTLLTMSQRYLVVLAGLVEELFLARRARPVAPPPAGVAGATRSARAGQRFVAAAATVLLLRSQQVAEEVYLAMKARGYGLRKG
- the cbiM gene encoding cobalt transporter CbiM translates to MHIPDGYMSPSTYAVMGAAAAPFVAHAVSRVRRESGDRHVPAIALGSAFAFALMMLNVPVPDGTTAHAVGGALLAVVLGPWAAVLAVTVVLIVQAVFFGDGGLLALGANVFNMAVLEPLAGYAVYRLLSARRPGRRPWAAALGAFVGINLAALATGVELGVQPLLFRSASGTPLYAPYPLQVAVPAMLLAHLLVAGPVEAVVTGLVVGFLVRSGAGLYEPHAATGARLPRWAWAGLGLLVLSTPLGLLAHGTAWGEWGAEELKAQLGYVPEGIRQAASAWHGLLPDYALPGFGHGWGEVAGTWLVVLLGIVLVALAVRLLLAGRRRRVAHPGSGTAR
- the nikR gene encoding nickel-responsive transcriptional regulator NikR, with product MDTGPVQRFGVSMEAALLGRFDAYVRNHGYANRSAALRDLVRDRLVEEAWRNESGEVAGAAILLYDHRKSGLSDELTEIQHHHARLVVSTSHVHLDAANCLEVVILRGPAAEVREVAEQLRTVRGVHHGRVLVTAVGDDMP
- a CDS encoding ABC transporter permease encodes the protein MAQTPIREPAGVPGAVGATAPSLGSVSRRPLWLQVGRRFVRHRLALTGGLILLLLVLAAVLAPWVAPYKPDAQDLGAMLVPPSPKHWMGTDDLGRDLLSRVIYGGRISLAVGFFAMVVAILVGGTVGAVAGFAGGLVDNLLMRVTDAALSIPYLFVLLVLSVLITPSTPGLIVIIGLTQWMYPARILRAEFLSLKQREFVEGARALGAPTGRIILRHILPNALSSLLVNATLAVGQSIIIESVMSWLGLGIQPPTASWGSMLSDAQTYVTSAPWLALFPGLMIFLTVLSFNLVGDGLRDALDPNAVDHRAA